A window from Fusobacterium sp. JB019 encodes these proteins:
- the glyA gene encoding serine hydroxymethyltransferase — MRNLENLLKNDKEVYNAIEAERKRQNEGIELIASENFVSESILEAAGCVMTNKYAEGYPDKRYYGGCECVDIVEKLAIERAKKLFNVNYVNVQPHSGSQANAAVYMALLNLGDRILGMKLDQGGHLSHGMKLNFSGKNYEVYSYGVDKKTETIDYEELERIALEVKPKLIVAGASAYSRTIDFKKFREVADKVGAYLMVDIAHIAGLIATGEHPTPMPYAHVVTTTTHKTLRGTRGGLVMTNDEEIAKKINKAVFPGLQGGPLMHIIAAKAVAFGEALKPEFKEYQTQVVKNAKILAKVLNDGGLRVVSGGTDNHLVLIDVKCEKGLTGKIVEKALGIAGITVNKNGIPFDTEKPMVTSGIRIGSPAMTSRGMKEKEMERIANFIIDVVNNINDEVRLKEIREEVRELCLKFPLYE; from the coding sequence ATGAGAAACTTAGAAAACTTATTAAAAAATGACAAAGAAGTTTACAATGCTATTGAAGCAGAAAGAAAGAGACAGAATGAAGGTATTGAGCTTATAGCTTCGGAGAACTTTGTTTCGGAATCCATTTTAGAAGCAGCAGGTTGTGTGATGACAAATAAGTATGCAGAGGGATATCCTGATAAAAGATATTATGGAGGGTGTGAATGTGTAGACATAGTAGAAAAATTAGCTATTGAAAGAGCTAAAAAATTATTTAATGTAAATTATGTGAATGTTCAACCACATTCAGGATCTCAAGCAAATGCAGCGGTATACATGGCACTATTAAATTTAGGTGATAGAATTTTAGGGATGAAGCTAGATCAAGGCGGACATTTAAGCCATGGAATGAAACTAAATTTTTCAGGAAAAAATTATGAAGTTTATTCTTATGGAGTAGATAAAAAGACTGAAACTATAGATTACGAAGAATTAGAAAGAATAGCTTTAGAAGTAAAACCTAAATTAATAGTTGCAGGAGCTAGTGCATATTCAAGAACTATAGATTTCAAGAAATTTAGAGAAGTGGCAGATAAAGTGGGAGCTTATTTAATGGTTGACATAGCTCATATTGCGGGACTTATAGCTACAGGAGAACATCCAACACCTATGCCTTATGCACATGTTGTTACAACAACAACTCATAAGACGTTGAGAGGAACTCGTGGAGGTCTTGTAATGACCAACGATGAAGAGATAGCTAAAAAAATAAATAAAGCTGTTTTTCCAGGGCTTCAAGGTGGGCCATTAATGCATATCATAGCAGCTAAAGCTGTTGCGTTTGGTGAAGCATTAAAACCAGAATTTAAAGAATATCAAACTCAAGTAGTAAAAAATGCAAAAATATTAGCAAAAGTTTTAAATGATGGTGGATTAAGAGTTGTAAGTGGAGGAACAGATAATCATCTTGTACTTATAGACGTTAAATGTGAAAAAGGACTTACAGGAAAGATTGTAGAAAAAGCATTAGGAATAGCAGGAATAACAGTTAATAAAAATGGAATTCCTTTTGATACAGAGAAACCAATGGTGACAAGTGGTATTAGAATAGGATCTCCAGCAATGACTTCTAGAGGAATGAAAGAAAAAGAAATGGAAAGAATAGCTAACTTTATAATAGATGTAGTGAATAATATAAATGATGAAGTTAGATTAAAAGAAATTAGAGAAGAAGTTAGAGAACTTTGTTTAAAATTTCCTCTATATGAATAA
- a CDS encoding helix-turn-helix domain-containing protein, which produces MKREIRKKEIMAAARKIIIERGYKKTSVQEITNEVGIAKGSFYTYFKSKSELVIALVLDKISNIKEKNQLILKNEISLTNAFEKYSYNVTRVPIEDPEFFIIMMKLFECREDLEKEVREELFSLRLRRGNFVRLILNKYKEQIDITKEEEIERYVGMISGLVDTYYENVVVPAVSKSVIVSVEETEKLVNKIDIDYEVNFMKKCILKLILK; this is translated from the coding sequence ATGAAAAGAGAGATAAGAAAAAAGGAAATTATGGCAGCAGCTAGAAAAATAATAATTGAAAGAGGTTATAAAAAGACTAGTGTTCAAGAAATAACAAATGAAGTGGGGATAGCTAAAGGAAGTTTTTATACTTATTTTAAATCAAAAAGTGAATTAGTTATAGCTTTAGTATTAGATAAAATATCAAATATTAAAGAAAAAAATCAGTTGATTTTAAAAAATGAAATTTCATTAACTAATGCCTTTGAAAAATATTCTTACAATGTTACTAGAGTACCCATAGAAGATCCTGAATTTTTTATTATAATGATGAAATTATTTGAATGTAGAGAAGATTTAGAAAAAGAAGTTAGAGAAGAATTATTTTCTTTGCGTTTGAGACGAGGAAACTTTGTAAGATTAATTTTAAATAAATATAAAGAGCAAATAGATATAACTAAAGAAGAAGAAATAGAAAGATATGTAGGGATGATAAGTGGTTTAGTGGATACTTATTATGAAAATGTTGTTGTTCCAGCAGTTAGTAAGAGTGTAATTGTAAGTGTGGAAGAAACCGAAAAGTTAGTAAATAAAATAGATATAGATTATGAAGTTAACTTTATGAAAAAATGTATATTAAAATTAATATTAAAATAA
- a CDS encoding TolC family protein — protein sequence MKKLMGILLLFSSTIFAREIDLQEAIDLALNNSKTLEKASRNTKIGELNLGRAFKLALPTVAYQGNYTQAEHTTREMYFGGDTAINNSGVNKYDSKDGYTSKVVVTCPIFQGGAILGGIKGAKAQSNILDYNYLKEKANTRVNVIEIYSNILTKEKNLKALETSKLQLSSKYKEQEEKLKMELIIKADLLKTQYALLNVESEIVKIKNEINIGKKRLKIETGINFLEEIELEKINIPIELSKSMNLKEDMEIAKNSSLNALISKNSLEYKKAEKMVAFSDNLPKVNVFAEYGGIEKKHFSDTMNNEEWRGGVQVNWEFFSFGSGIDKYRVAKENYKIEELNDSIVQDNIEIDITTAYSEVIRLEKLRKANKSSLRASRENFNIDKERYSAGLISTQDFLDSEVQYREAKINYNKAESDYLIAFEKYRTLLI from the coding sequence ATGAAAAAATTAATGGGGATACTATTATTATTTAGCTCAACTATTTTTGCAAGAGAAATTGATTTACAAGAAGCTATCGATTTAGCTTTAAATAATAGCAAAACCTTAGAAAAAGCTTCAAGAAATACAAAAATAGGTGAATTGAATTTAGGAAGAGCTTTTAAGTTAGCATTACCGACAGTAGCTTATCAAGGAAATTATACTCAAGCTGAACATACAACAAGAGAAATGTATTTTGGTGGTGATACAGCTATAAATAATTCAGGTGTAAATAAATACGATTCTAAAGATGGCTATACAAGCAAAGTTGTTGTAACTTGTCCTATTTTCCAAGGGGGAGCTATATTAGGAGGAATAAAAGGTGCAAAAGCTCAATCAAATATTTTAGATTATAATTATTTAAAGGAAAAAGCTAATACTAGAGTAAATGTTATTGAAATTTATTCAAATATTTTAACAAAAGAAAAGAATTTAAAAGCTTTAGAGACTTCAAAATTACAACTTTCTTCAAAGTATAAAGAACAAGAAGAAAAATTAAAAATGGAACTAATAATTAAAGCAGATTTATTAAAAACTCAATATGCTCTTTTAAACGTTGAATCTGAGATAGTTAAAATAAAAAATGAAATAAATATTGGAAAGAAAAGATTAAAAATTGAAACAGGGATTAATTTTTTAGAAGAAATTGAGTTAGAAAAAATAAATATTCCAATAGAATTAAGTAAAAGTATGAATTTAAAGGAAGATATGGAAATCGCTAAAAATTCTAGTTTAAATGCGTTGATTTCAAAAAATAGTTTAGAATATAAGAAGGCTGAAAAAATGGTAGCTTTTAGTGATAATTTACCTAAAGTTAATGTTTTTGCTGAATATGGTGGTATTGAGAAAAAACATTTTTCAGATACGATGAATAATGAAGAATGGCGTGGTGGAGTACAAGTTAATTGGGAGTTCTTTAGTTTTGGTAGTGGAATAGATAAATATAGAGTAGCTAAAGAAAATTATAAAATTGAAGAATTAAACGATAGTATTGTTCAAGATAATATAGAAATAGATATAACTACGGCATATAGTGAAGTTATAAGACTTGAAAAGTTAAGAAAAGCAAATAAAAGTTCTTTAAGAGCTTCTAGAGAGAATTTTAATATAGATAAAGAAAGATATAGTGCTGGCTTAATATCAACTCAGGATTTTTTAGATTCAGAAGTACAATACAGAGAAGCAAAAATAAATTATAATAAAGCTGAAAGCGATTATCTAATTGCCTTTGAGAAGTATAGAACGTTACTTATATAG
- a CDS encoding efflux RND transporter permease subunit — protein sequence MTLAGLSIKRPVATTMLMISMIFVGIVSMMTMKSELLPNMNIPVVTISTTWTGSVPEDVETQITKEIEEILPNVEGIDKISSTSSFGQSIIVAEFDYGVDADDKVTEIQREISKISNEFPSDADNPSVDKVEAGAGNLTMVMMFSSDNKKELATFVEQYAKPRFERISGVGEINVFGNPDKQVQIQIDTDKLASFNMSPMELYNQLSYSSSTIPLGTIETGKKNITLRFMGELNYIDSIKDTIIKSNGNTLRLKDVADVVLTSEDDANKGFLNGRESVAVVVEKSADGSSIDINNGVLEGLKELKPIMPPNSNVEVLMNTSDDINSSIAGISQSAIQALILATIVLLIFLKNIRATFLITLALPTSILFTFAFLSLSGTTINLISLMGLSLGVGMLTDNSVVVIDNIYRHMTEMKSPVKEAADDGTTEVTMSVIASSLTTMVVFIPILFIPGIAREIFKDMSFSIIFSNLSALIVSLTLMPMVASKFLKSDVNITSEGKVFAKIKEKYLKLITYAVNHRIKIVLVTIATFVIVLALGGPKLKVQFMPKQDKGRYSIVAELGSGIDIEKAIEVGREIEYIVKKEENTKIYNTLLSGNTVAVNVDIGKKSTRKTSVFDIMNKVRPEVERIPGVRLTLSENFAMRPPEKDVQFQLVGTDYKAIKSFGKQISDELKKFPGAVDIGTNFDAGGPEARIVLKRDKIKAYGINPSTVGQTISYAFLGGNRGDTVTVKTGIEELDVLLRLPKEQRRDINTLRNLNIKIADNKFVKVSDVADIVMAEGTSEINKTDRIYSVSISANDGGVGVGAIQQQLIKEFKELNPPKSISYRWGGNAENLKDSSSQLGKSLAIAVFLIYALLAAQFENFVLPFVILGSVPLALIGVVIGLLLTGESISVMVMVGIIMLAGIVVNNAIVLIDFIKLTRERGLKRSDAIIESCKTRLRPILMTTMTTVLGMLPLSLGLGEGAEVYKGMAITVMFGLAFSTLLTLVVIPITLTLVEDATDFVLKYIVKLFRFISNEITKLITSKNPRYKK from the coding sequence ATGACATTAGCAGGATTATCAATAAAAAGACCAGTTGCCACTACAATGCTGATGATATCGATGATATTTGTAGGAATAGTATCTATGATGACAATGAAGTCAGAGTTATTACCTAATATGAATATACCTGTTGTAACTATTTCAACAACATGGACAGGATCAGTTCCAGAAGATGTAGAGACTCAAATTACAAAAGAAATAGAAGAAATATTGCCAAATGTAGAGGGAATAGATAAAATAAGTTCAACTTCTTCATTTGGACAATCAATAATAGTAGCAGAATTTGATTATGGAGTAGATGCAGATGATAAGGTAACAGAAATTCAAAGAGAAATTTCTAAAATATCAAATGAATTTCCAAGTGATGCAGATAATCCTTCAGTTGATAAGGTTGAAGCTGGAGCAGGAAATTTAACAATGGTTATGATGTTTTCATCAGATAATAAGAAAGAATTAGCAACATTTGTAGAGCAGTATGCAAAGCCTAGATTTGAGAGAATTAGTGGTGTGGGTGAAATTAACGTATTTGGAAATCCAGACAAACAAGTTCAAATTCAAATAGATACCGATAAATTAGCAAGTTTTAACATGTCACCAATGGAGTTATATAATCAACTTTCTTATTCTAGTTCTACAATACCTTTAGGAACTATAGAAACAGGAAAGAAGAATATAACTTTAAGATTTATGGGAGAATTAAATTATATTGATTCTATAAAAGATACAATTATAAAAAGTAATGGAAATACCTTGAGGTTAAAAGATGTAGCAGATGTTGTTTTAACTTCTGAAGATGATGCAAATAAAGGATTTTTAAATGGAAGAGAATCAGTAGCTGTAGTTGTAGAAAAATCAGCTGATGGAAGTTCAATAGATATTAATAATGGAGTATTAGAAGGTTTAAAAGAATTAAAGCCTATAATGCCTCCTAATTCAAATGTTGAGGTATTGATGAATACTTCAGACGATATAAATTCTTCTATTGCAGGAATATCTCAAAGTGCAATACAAGCTTTAATATTAGCAACAATAGTTTTATTAATATTTTTAAAAAATATAAGAGCAACATTTTTAATCACATTAGCTTTACCAACGTCAATTTTATTTACATTTGCATTTCTATCTTTGAGTGGAACAACAATTAATTTGATTTCGTTGATGGGACTTTCTTTAGGAGTAGGAATGTTAACTGATAACTCAGTTGTTGTTATAGATAATATATATCGTCATATGACAGAAATGAAATCTCCAGTAAAAGAAGCTGCTGATGATGGAACAACAGAAGTAACGATGTCAGTTATAGCTTCTTCTTTGACAACAATGGTTGTTTTTATACCGATATTATTTATACCAGGGATTGCAAGAGAAATTTTTAAAGATATGTCATTTTCTATAATATTTTCAAATTTATCAGCATTAATAGTATCGTTAACACTTATGCCAATGGTTGCAAGTAAGTTTTTGAAATCTGATGTTAACATAACAAGTGAAGGAAAAGTTTTTGCAAAAATTAAAGAAAAATATTTGAAATTAATAACATACGCAGTTAATCATAGAATAAAAATTGTTTTAGTAACAATAGCAACTTTTGTTATAGTTTTAGCATTAGGAGGACCTAAGTTGAAAGTTCAATTTATGCCAAAACAAGATAAAGGAAGATATTCTATAGTAGCAGAATTAGGAAGTGGTATAGATATAGAAAAAGCAATAGAAGTAGGAAGAGAAATAGAATATATTGTAAAAAAAGAAGAAAATACTAAAATTTATAATACTTTACTTTCGGGCAACACTGTTGCAGTTAATGTTGATATTGGGAAAAAGAGCACAAGAAAAACATCAGTTTTCGATATAATGAATAAGGTGAGACCTGAAGTGGAAAGAATACCTGGTGTAAGACTAACTTTATCTGAAAATTTTGCAATGAGACCTCCTGAAAAAGATGTTCAATTTCAATTAGTAGGAACAGACTATAAAGCTATAAAATCATTTGGGAAACAAATATCAGATGAATTAAAAAAATTTCCAGGAGCGGTGGATATTGGTACAAACTTTGATGCAGGTGGACCAGAAGCGAGAATAGTTTTAAAAAGAGATAAAATAAAAGCTTATGGTATTAACCCATCAACTGTTGGTCAAACTATTTCTTATGCATTTTTAGGAGGAAATAGAGGAGATACAGTTACAGTTAAAACTGGAATTGAAGAATTAGATGTATTATTAAGATTACCGAAAGAACAAAGAAGAGATATAAATACTTTAAGAAATTTAAATATTAAAATAGCTGATAATAAGTTTGTAAAAGTTTCAGATGTTGCGGATATTGTTATGGCAGAGGGAACTTCAGAAATAAATAAAACAGATAGAATTTATAGTGTATCCATTTCAGCTAATGATGGTGGAGTAGGAGTAGGAGCAATACAACAACAGTTAATTAAAGAATTTAAAGAATTAAATCCTCCAAAATCTATAAGTTATAGATGGGGAGGAAATGCAGAAAATTTAAAAGATTCATCAAGTCAATTAGGTAAATCTTTAGCAATAGCAGTATTTTTAATTTATGCTTTATTAGCAGCTCAATTTGAAAATTTTGTATTACCATTTGTTATATTAGGATCAGTACCATTAGCTTTAATTGGAGTAGTAATAGGATTATTATTGACTGGTGAGTCAATAAGTGTTATGGTAATGGTTGGAATTATTATGCTAGCAGGGATAGTTGTTAATAATGCAATAGTTTTAATAGATTTTATAAAATTAACTAGAGAAAGAGGCTTAAAGAGAAGTGATGCTATAATAGAATCTTGTAAAACTAGACTTAGACCTATATTGATGACTACTATGACAACAGTATTAGGGATGTTACCTTTATCTTTAGGATTAGGAGAAGGAGCAGAAGTCTATAAAGGGATGGCTATAACAGTAATGTTTGGATTAGCTTTTTCTACATTATTAACATTAGTGGTTATTCCAATAACTTTAACATTAGTAGAAGATGCTACAGATTTTGTGTTGAAATATATTGTTAAATTATTTAGATTCATATCAAATGAAATTACAAAATTAATAACATCTAAAAATCCTAGATATAAAAAATAA
- the hemA gene encoding glutamyl-tRNA reductase, which yields MMNLKNIFVIGLSYNELDMVQRERFVLNNPEQIIEKLKKENKIIGYIKLFTCLRVEFYLEIKNIESIDEIIKQWGYDDKIYIYKGIEAVEYIFKISCGYYSVIKGEDQILSQIKKSYLSFLENKKTSKILNVIFNKAIEIGKRFRTKTKISHNALSLEALAYKVIKKYVKNIENKNILILGIGDLAKSILYVLVKQNIKDITITNRTKHKALEMKETFNVNVIDFEDKDKEVAKADIIISVTSAPHLVLKKKNIEKYLQKNKEYIFLDLAVPRDIEESIEEIEGITLINIDYVWSIYNINVKKRNEILENYEYLIKKQINNFKKWYDFYTKGENNVYEN from the coding sequence ATTATGAATTTAAAAAATATTTTTGTTATAGGGTTATCTTATAATGAACTTGATATGGTTCAACGGGAAAGATTTGTTTTAAATAATCCAGAGCAAATAATAGAAAAATTAAAGAAAGAAAATAAAATAATTGGATATATTAAATTATTTACTTGCTTGAGAGTAGAATTTTATTTAGAGATTAAAAATATTGAAAGTATAGATGAAATTATAAAACAATGGGGATATGATGATAAAATTTATATTTATAAAGGAATTGAAGCTGTAGAATATATTTTTAAAATTTCATGTGGGTATTATTCAGTTATTAAAGGTGAAGATCAAATTTTATCTCAGATAAAAAAATCATATTTAAGTTTTTTAGAAAATAAAAAGACAAGTAAAATATTAAATGTTATCTTTAATAAAGCAATTGAAATTGGCAAAAGATTTAGAACAAAAACTAAAATTTCTCATAATGCTCTTTCTTTAGAAGCTTTAGCTTATAAAGTTATAAAAAAATATGTGAAAAATATTGAAAATAAAAATATTCTTATTCTAGGAATTGGTGATTTAGCTAAATCAATTCTTTATGTTTTGGTAAAACAAAACATAAAAGATATAACTATAACCAATAGAACTAAACATAAAGCTTTAGAAATGAAAGAAACTTTTAATGTTAATGTTATAGATTTTGAAGATAAAGATAAAGAAGTGGCAAAGGCAGATATTATTATAAGTGTTACTTCAGCTCCTCATTTGGTTTTAAAGAAAAAAAATATTGAAAAATATTTACAAAAAAATAAAGAATATATATTCTTAGACTTAGCAGTTCCAAGAGATATAGAGGAATCTATAGAAGAAATAGAGGGGATAACTTTAATAAATATAGATTATGTTTGGAGTATTTATAATATTAATGTTAAAAAAAGAAATGAAATTTTAGAAAATTATGAATATTTAATAAAAAAACAAATTAATAATTTTAAAAAATGGTATGATTTTTATACTAAAGGAGAAAACAATGTTTACGAGAACTAG
- a CDS encoding BatD family protein, whose translation MILKIIMFLLISTLSFSEILLTTDNDSPGLNNPIKVIVEFKNMKRENYYLDGINNFEVLYRSSRSSTSWINGKKTSIKSDIYTVMPSKLGKFDLSVWVKGQLKSNRLRIEVKKDSINNSNNNLISKKVSLNIKKLNKNYYFGEKIPYFEKLNIRTSLRSYGYIVQPSFEGFTVKDITKRDNNGYPLTKRVVENGKEKVEIKLIENILEANSTGKKTIKEGKIKVEESTDDFFGIEPSKAMFFGGKKINVNILPLPEKGKPKNFQMVIGELEGKYKWNKIDKVKLGESFSLKINFSGNVNLNYLEKIINEQNNNFNIYTSVSNESEKIIKNKYYATKDFEIAFIPKKTGKLKISEIRIPYFDTKEKKYKVFKIPSKEIVVTGTYNDKDYEKNMMSLKENNSLINHKDSNFDKEMKKEIIISSVLEKTKKTKGTKKDLFLIILFFIALGEGGYILKLSMDKKTNKKEYKDLYRKILKTNNNKDFYEQYCLYMKIRYNFSPKAQFEDILIKNGGNENLINLNRKIDKNMFENIEIDKKEAVSILKKNK comes from the coding sequence ATGATTTTAAAAATAATAATGTTTTTATTAATAAGTACTTTAAGTTTTTCAGAAATATTATTGACAACAGATAATGATAGTCCAGGTTTAAATAATCCTATAAAAGTTATAGTGGAATTTAAAAATATGAAAAGAGAAAATTATTATTTAGATGGAATAAATAATTTTGAAGTTTTGTATAGGAGTAGTAGAAGTTCAACTTCTTGGATTAATGGTAAAAAGACATCAATAAAATCAGATATATATACAGTGATGCCTTCTAAATTAGGTAAATTTGATTTAAGTGTTTGGGTAAAAGGGCAATTAAAATCTAATAGATTAAGGATAGAAGTAAAAAAAGATTCTATAAATAATTCCAATAATAATTTAATAAGTAAGAAGGTATCTTTAAATATAAAAAAACTGAATAAGAATTATTATTTTGGAGAAAAAATACCTTATTTTGAGAAACTTAATATAAGAACTTCATTAAGAAGTTATGGGTATATAGTTCAACCTAGTTTTGAGGGATTTACGGTAAAAGATATAACAAAAAGAGATAACAATGGATATCCTTTAACTAAAAGAGTTGTAGAAAATGGGAAAGAAAAAGTAGAAATAAAATTAATAGAAAATATTTTAGAGGCAAATTCAACAGGAAAAAAAACAATAAAAGAGGGGAAAATAAAAGTTGAAGAATCAACAGATGATTTTTTTGGAATAGAACCTTCTAAGGCTATGTTTTTTGGTGGTAAAAAGATTAATGTCAATATTTTACCACTTCCAGAAAAAGGGAAACCTAAAAATTTTCAAATGGTTATTGGTGAACTAGAAGGAAAATATAAATGGAACAAAATTGATAAAGTTAAGTTAGGAGAAAGCTTTTCTTTAAAAATAAATTTTTCAGGAAATGTTAACTTAAATTATTTAGAAAAAATAATTAATGAACAAAATAATAATTTTAATATTTATACAAGTGTTTCAAATGAAAGTGAGAAAATAATAAAAAATAAATATTATGCAACAAAAGATTTTGAAATTGCATTTATTCCTAAAAAAACAGGAAAATTAAAAATATCTGAAATTAGAATTCCATATTTTGATACGAAAGAAAAGAAGTACAAGGTTTTTAAAATTCCATCTAAAGAGATAGTGGTAACAGGTACTTATAATGACAAAGATTATGAAAAAAATATGATGTCTTTAAAAGAAAATAATTCTTTAATAAATCATAAAGATTCTAATTTTGATAAAGAAATGAAAAAAGAAATTATAATTTCAAGTGTTTTAGAAAAAACTAAAAAGACTAAAGGTACTAAAAAAGATTTATTTTTAATTATACTTTTTTTCATAGCTTTAGGAGAAGGAGGATATATATTAAAATTATCAATGGATAAGAAAACTAATAAAAAAGAATATAAAGATTTATATAGAAAAATATTAAAAACAAATAACAATAAAGATTTTTATGAACAATATTGTTTATATATGAAAATCAGATATAATTTTAGTCCTAAAGCTCAATTTGAAGATATTTTAATAAAAAATGGTGGAAATGAAAATTTGATTAATTTAAATAGAAAAATAGATAAAAATATGTTTGAAAATATTGAAATAGATAAAAAAGAAGCTGTATCTATTTTGAAAAAAAATAAATAA
- a CDS encoding efflux RND transporter periplasmic adaptor subunit — MKKIILSLSLILTFLFVGCGDKKSENKPKEQIKYVKTEEVKEREISKIFKSDAVLEAHKIVDHKIEKGGTVVEILKKNGEKVKKGEIIMKLKDTSTEEEYYSTKSLYKVAENNYNKFKRLYNKKLISYLEYVNYENNYVTAKANYEKAKDNYEDLFKKAEINGIVGNLFSKIGDELDSNSVLFTIVDDSIIEAYVGFPAEWLNQIKVNGSVNINIPSINKKYNGNIVEINPIADKTTKKYMIKVAMNNEDNLIKDGMYSYITVPVGKNKTMTVSDESIFIKDLLHYVYIVRDGVARLVEVEIGSQNTPYTEISSDKIKLGDKVVVKGIFGLEDGMKVKENK, encoded by the coding sequence ATGAAAAAAATAATATTAAGTTTATCTCTAATTTTAACATTTTTATTTGTAGGGTGTGGAGATAAAAAGAGTGAAAATAAACCAAAAGAGCAAATTAAATATGTTAAAACAGAAGAGGTTAAAGAAAGAGAAATAAGCAAAATATTTAAAAGTGATGCTGTTTTAGAAGCACACAAAATAGTAGATCATAAAATAGAAAAAGGTGGAACAGTAGTAGAAATATTAAAAAAGAATGGGGAAAAAGTAAAAAAAGGCGAAATTATAATGAAATTAAAAGATACTTCAACAGAGGAGGAATATTATTCTACAAAATCTTTATACAAAGTAGCAGAAAATAATTATAATAAATTTAAAAGATTATATAATAAAAAACTAATTTCTTATTTAGAATATGTAAATTATGAAAATAATTATGTGACAGCTAAAGCAAATTATGAAAAAGCTAAAGATAATTATGAAGATTTATTTAAAAAAGCAGAAATAAATGGAATAGTTGGGAACTTGTTTAGTAAAATTGGAGATGAATTAGATTCAAATTCTGTATTATTTACAATTGTAGATGATAGTATAATAGAAGCATATGTTGGATTCCCAGCGGAGTGGTTAAACCAAATAAAAGTAAATGGATCTGTTAACATAAATATTCCTTCTATAAATAAAAAATATAATGGAAATATAGTAGAAATTAATCCCATAGCAGATAAAACAACAAAAAAATATATGATAAAGGTAGCCATGAATAATGAAGATAATTTAATAAAAGATGGTATGTATTCTTATATTACTGTTCCAGTGGGTAAAAACAAAACAATGACTGTATCTGATGAAAGTATTTTTATCAAAGATTTATTACATTATGTTTATATAGTTAGAGATGGAGTTGCTAGATTAGTAGAAGTTGAAATTGGATCTCAAAATACTCCATATACAGAAATTTCTTCAGATAAAATTAAATTAGGAGATAAAGTTGTAGTTAAAGGAATATTTGGTTTAGAAGATGGAATGAAAGTTAAAGAGAATAAATAA